From one Mycolicibacterium sp. HK-90 genomic stretch:
- a CDS encoding S9 family peptidase: MAERVTFPSSTGPMLAGVIDRPDGPVRGWGVFSHGFTLGKDSPAAARICKQLASDGIGMLRFDALGLGDSEGDWGDGSFTVKVNDVVAACTFMAERGTSADILIGHSFGGAAVIAAARQSPGVRAVVTVGAPFDPTHIERQYDAVVEQVCAEGSGEWMVGGKTLTLKRAFVEDVRAAELRDKITALKMPLLILHSPTDNTVGIQNASDIFWAARHPRSFVSLEGSQHLLTGPGQAKRAGRIIGAWADAYLDVR, translated from the coding sequence ATGGCTGAGCGCGTCACGTTCCCCAGTTCGACGGGTCCGATGCTGGCGGGTGTCATCGATCGGCCCGACGGCCCGGTGCGGGGCTGGGGTGTGTTCTCGCACGGTTTCACGCTCGGTAAAGACTCCCCGGCCGCCGCGCGGATCTGCAAGCAACTGGCCAGTGACGGCATCGGGATGCTGCGCTTCGACGCGCTCGGGCTGGGTGATTCCGAGGGCGACTGGGGTGACGGCTCGTTCACCGTCAAGGTCAACGACGTGGTCGCGGCGTGCACGTTCATGGCCGAGCGGGGCACCTCCGCCGACATTCTTATCGGGCATTCGTTCGGCGGTGCGGCGGTGATCGCCGCCGCCCGCCAGTCCCCCGGTGTACGGGCGGTGGTCACCGTCGGTGCCCCGTTTGACCCCACGCACATCGAGCGTCAGTACGACGCAGTCGTCGAGCAGGTCTGCGCCGAGGGCAGCGGCGAGTGGATGGTCGGCGGCAAGACGCTGACGCTCAAGCGGGCCTTCGTGGAGGATGTCCGCGCCGCCGAGCTGCGCGACAAGATCACGGCCCTCAAGATGCCGCTGCTGATCCTGCACTCCCCGACCGACAACACCGTCGGCATCCAGAACGCCAGCGACATCTTCTGGGCCGCCCGCCATCCCCGCAGCTTCGTCTCGCTGGAGGGTTCTCAACACCTTCTCACCGGGCCGGGGCAGGCCAAACGCGCCGGACGCATCATCGGCGCGTGGGCCGACGCCTACCTCGACGTGCGATAG
- a CDS encoding 6,7-dimethyl-8-ribityllumazine synthase: MSDAATQIAFVQATWHRNIVDKARDGFTEQIGTHGFAGDALEFFEVPGAFEIPLTAKRLAQSGRYRAIVAAGLVVDGGIYRHDFVATAVIDGLMRVQLDTDVPVFSVVLTPHHFHEHDEHVNYFTKHFVKKGAEAANAVAATLALHSTLG, from the coding sequence ATGTCTGACGCAGCCACTCAGATCGCGTTCGTGCAAGCCACCTGGCACCGCAACATCGTCGACAAGGCCCGCGACGGGTTCACCGAACAGATCGGCACCCACGGCTTCGCCGGTGACGCGCTGGAGTTCTTCGAAGTCCCCGGCGCCTTCGAAATTCCGCTCACCGCAAAGCGTCTGGCGCAGTCCGGGCGCTACCGCGCGATCGTCGCGGCCGGCCTGGTGGTCGACGGCGGCATCTACCGCCACGACTTCGTGGCCACCGCGGTGATCGACGGGCTGATGCGGGTGCAGCTCGACACCGACGTACCGGTGTTCTCGGTCGTGCTCACCCCGCACCATTTCCACGAGCACGACGAGCACGTCAACTACTTCACCAAGCACTTCGTCAAGAAGGGTGCCGAGGCCGCCAACGCCGTCGCGGCCACGCTGGCGTTGCACAGCACGCTGGGTTAG
- a CDS encoding FAD-dependent oxidoreductase — protein MRKIQVAVIGAGPAGIYAADILTKEYEHARVDVFDRLPAPYGLVRYGVAPDHPRIKEIIKALRRVLSRDENSVRFIGNVHYGTDLSLADLRRHYDAVIFSTGARADRALDIPGIDLPESYGAADFVSWYDGHPDVPRTWPLTAKNVAVLGAGNVALDIARMLAKPADEQLSTEIPGNVYQGLAANEATDVHVFARRGPAQIKFSPMEFRELSHSPSVDVIVHPEGFEIDDASQHAINTSKSTRLVVDTMMKYLQREPTGAPHRIHLHLCQAPVAVLGTDRVEGLRTERTELCGDGNVRGTGEFTDWPVEAVYRAVGYLSTHLADLPFDHHAGVVPNDAGRVLDIDGGLIDAAYVTGWVKRGPIGLIGHTKSDAAETVASLLSDLPGLRSPETSDPDAILAHLSGNGVDYTTWAEWERLDAHEVSLGEVQGRERVKVVAREDMIRAGRDALVRD, from the coding sequence ATGAGGAAGATCCAGGTAGCAGTCATCGGTGCGGGCCCGGCGGGCATCTACGCCGCCGACATCCTGACCAAGGAGTACGAGCACGCGCGGGTCGACGTGTTCGACCGATTGCCTGCGCCCTACGGCCTCGTTCGCTACGGCGTCGCCCCGGATCATCCGCGGATCAAGGAGATCATCAAGGCGCTGCGCCGGGTGCTCTCCCGTGACGAGAACAGCGTGCGATTCATCGGCAACGTTCACTACGGCACCGATCTGAGCCTGGCCGACCTGCGGCGTCACTACGACGCGGTGATCTTCTCCACCGGGGCGCGCGCCGACCGGGCACTCGACATCCCCGGCATCGACCTGCCGGAAAGCTACGGCGCCGCAGACTTCGTGTCCTGGTACGACGGACATCCTGATGTGCCCCGCACCTGGCCGTTGACTGCCAAGAACGTTGCAGTGCTCGGAGCAGGCAATGTCGCCCTCGACATCGCGCGAATGCTCGCCAAACCGGCTGACGAACAACTCAGCACCGAGATCCCCGGCAACGTCTACCAGGGGCTGGCGGCCAACGAGGCCACCGACGTCCACGTGTTCGCCCGCCGCGGGCCGGCACAGATCAAGTTCAGCCCCATGGAGTTTCGTGAGCTGTCGCACTCACCGAGCGTCGATGTCATCGTGCATCCCGAGGGCTTCGAGATCGATGACGCCAGCCAGCACGCCATCAACACCAGCAAGTCGACCAGGCTGGTCGTGGACACCATGATGAAGTACCTCCAGCGCGAGCCGACCGGTGCGCCGCACCGCATCCACCTCCATCTGTGCCAGGCGCCCGTTGCGGTGCTGGGCACCGACCGGGTCGAGGGCCTGCGCACCGAACGCACCGAGCTCTGCGGGGACGGAAATGTCCGGGGGACCGGCGAATTCACCGACTGGCCGGTCGAGGCGGTGTACCGGGCCGTCGGCTACCTTTCCACTCATCTGGCCGATCTGCCGTTCGACCATCACGCCGGTGTGGTGCCGAACGACGCCGGCCGGGTGCTCGACATCGACGGCGGATTGATCGACGCCGCATACGTGACCGGATGGGTCAAGCGGGGGCCGATCGGGTTGATCGGGCATACCAAGTCCGACGCAGCCGAAACCGTGGCCAGCCTGCTGAGCGATCTGCCGGGCCTGCGGTCTCCCGAAACCAGTGATCCCGACGCGATTCTCGCGCATCTGTCGGGCAATGGTGTCGACTACACCACGTGGGCGGAGTGGGAGCGCCTCGATGCCCACGAGGTGTCACTCGGTGAGGTGCAAGGGCGCGAACGCGTCAAGGTGGTGGCGCGGGAGGACATGATCCGCGCGGGACGCGACGCGCTGGTGCGCGACTAA
- a CDS encoding alpha/beta hydrolase, producing MSILTKQMTADALARMFSAMVNPWAKPGVRFPEIPGRTTFMTIPTRHGDVAATVYRPPAGEAPPPVYVNVHGGGFVVGHREQDDPWCRFLAEYANVVVLNVDYLLAPHRRFPTPVEQIYDVLGWASAPERDWDGSRLCVGGQSAGGSLSAGASRLALENGGPRIALQVLHYPPLDLVTATRDKHSPLGGKAVLKPWMGDVFDTAYIPDRARRTDRLASPVWGTNADGIDGMAPALIVTAEYDRLRDEAWQYAQKLDAVGSLAEYHEVPRVDHGYNIMSNAGDVTRKVYERIVEHVRRATGV from the coding sequence GTGTCCATACTGACCAAGCAGATGACGGCCGATGCCCTGGCCCGGATGTTCTCCGCGATGGTGAACCCATGGGCCAAGCCCGGGGTCCGCTTCCCTGAAATTCCGGGCCGCACAACCTTTATGACGATTCCCACCCGCCATGGTGACGTGGCCGCCACGGTGTACCGCCCGCCCGCCGGCGAGGCACCGCCGCCGGTGTACGTCAATGTCCACGGCGGCGGCTTCGTCGTCGGCCACCGTGAGCAGGACGACCCGTGGTGCCGATTCCTTGCCGAGTACGCGAACGTCGTTGTGCTCAACGTGGATTACCTGCTGGCCCCGCATCGTCGTTTCCCCACCCCGGTCGAGCAGATCTATGACGTGCTCGGCTGGGCCTCGGCGCCCGAGCGGGACTGGGACGGCAGCCGCTTGTGTGTCGGCGGCCAGAGTGCCGGCGGCAGCCTGTCCGCCGGCGCGTCGCGGCTGGCTCTGGAGAACGGCGGGCCGCGGATCGCGCTGCAGGTTCTGCACTATCCGCCACTGGACCTCGTGACCGCCACCCGGGACAAGCACTCACCGCTGGGCGGCAAGGCCGTGTTGAAGCCGTGGATGGGCGATGTGTTCGACACCGCCTACATTCCCGATCGGGCCCGGCGCACCGACCGCCTGGCGTCGCCGGTCTGGGGCACCAACGCCGACGGCATCGACGGCATGGCCCCCGCGCTGATCGTCACCGCCGAGTACGACCGGCTGCGCGACGAGGCGTGGCAGTATGCCCAGAAACTCGACGCAGTCGGGTCTCTGGCCGAGTATCACGAGGTGCCCCGCGTCGACCACGGCTACAACATCATGAGCAACGCCGGCGACGTCACCCGGAAGGTCTACGAGCGGATCGTCGAGCACGTGCGCCGCGCCACGGGGGTATGA
- a CDS encoding helix-turn-helix domain-containing protein has product MTANEDLDFTSSDLGETEDFLARAYTKMSIGRGPGERPSTRIVRKWLGPISFDELQLDYHMSYDADPLNRICLCRVHSGRIEENFIGEPPDVFGPGDVTLFSPPELPYSGRVCRAGYDLTMFDTEMLGHVATPASGEPAGPVRIAGHRPISPQAGYQLKVAIEYVRSVVRGADGPVPPLLASTTASMLAATVIATMPTNAGLEPGPTDRRDAKPALLRRAVAYIEANADRDIALVDIAEAVYVTPRALQYMFRRHLDVSPMGYLRRVRLDHARQQLLKADPTTTTVQAVAARWGFAHTGRFAAAYRHAFGENPSDTLN; this is encoded by the coding sequence ATGACGGCGAACGAAGACCTTGATTTCACCAGTTCGGACCTCGGCGAAACCGAGGACTTCCTGGCGCGCGCCTACACGAAGATGTCGATCGGCCGGGGGCCTGGTGAGCGTCCGAGCACGCGCATCGTCCGGAAGTGGCTCGGGCCGATCAGTTTCGACGAACTCCAGCTCGACTATCACATGTCATACGACGCTGATCCGCTCAACCGGATCTGTCTGTGCCGCGTGCACTCGGGCCGTATCGAGGAGAACTTCATCGGCGAGCCGCCGGATGTCTTCGGCCCCGGTGACGTCACGTTGTTCTCCCCGCCGGAGCTTCCCTACTCGGGCCGGGTTTGCCGAGCGGGCTATGACCTGACCATGTTCGATACCGAAATGCTGGGGCACGTCGCTACGCCGGCCTCTGGTGAGCCGGCCGGGCCGGTGCGGATCGCGGGCCACCGCCCGATCTCGCCGCAGGCCGGTTACCAGCTCAAGGTCGCGATCGAGTACGTGCGCTCGGTGGTGCGGGGCGCGGATGGACCGGTTCCGCCGTTGCTCGCCTCGACCACCGCCTCGATGTTGGCGGCGACGGTCATCGCCACCATGCCGACCAACGCCGGTCTGGAGCCCGGCCCGACCGATCGGCGCGATGCGAAACCGGCGTTGCTGCGGCGGGCCGTCGCCTATATCGAGGCCAACGCCGACCGCGACATCGCCCTCGTCGACATCGCCGAGGCCGTCTACGTCACCCCCCGAGCGCTGCAGTACATGTTCCGCCGCCACCTCGACGTCTCGCCGATGGGATATCTGCGGCGGGTGCGCCTGGACCACGCCCGTCAGCAGCTGCTCAAGGCCGACCCGACGACCACGACGGTGCAAGCCGTGGCGGCTCGCTGGGGATTCGCCCATACCGGGCGTTTCGCCGCCGCCTACCGGCACGCATTCGGCGAGAATCCGTCCGACACCCTGAATTGA
- a CDS encoding STAS domain-containing protein → MTAVHYSGRLRPVRSSDIGVIDCSGARVCAHVRGPATVLVVEGEIDICNSDRLVAAIRRLNRPGIPFVLDLRAVDFMSVSGFRELLAFADECDRTHAAWHVVPGDALRPLLRIFADHRLPVVGTGGPAAGSG, encoded by the coding sequence ATGACTGCTGTTCATTACTCCGGCCGACTGCGGCCGGTCCGATCGTCCGACATCGGTGTGATCGACTGCTCCGGGGCGCGCGTCTGCGCGCATGTCCGCGGCCCGGCCACCGTACTGGTGGTCGAGGGGGAGATCGATATCTGCAACTCGGACCGACTGGTCGCCGCGATCCGTCGGCTCAATCGGCCCGGGATCCCCTTCGTCCTGGATCTGCGTGCGGTCGATTTCATGTCGGTCAGCGGATTCCGCGAACTGTTGGCATTTGCCGACGAATGCGATCGGACGCACGCGGCCTGGCACGTGGTGCCCGGGGATGCGCTGCGCCCGCTCCTGCGGATCTTTGCCGACCACCGGCTGCCGGTCGTCGGCACGGGCGGCCCGGCGGCCGGTTCTGGCTGA
- a CDS encoding TetR/AcrR family transcriptional regulator — protein sequence MVTHKPLRRRQPVQERSRRRVERIRAAALELLETRGVDAVTTRAIAQRAEVPVATVYQFFPNRDAILQEIVSDHLDRRDAEGAAILAALAPTSLAEVAHGIFEFHYEHLRNHPHLVNLHYTSLASGLLADPRARRADFARALHGALLHWGLLREGTDPLVTMVAVEMGDRLLEMAFHAGPEKDRAILTEGARALTQYLQAYAAPTA from the coding sequence GTGGTCACCCACAAGCCACTCCGGCGACGCCAACCCGTACAGGAGCGCAGCAGACGACGCGTCGAACGCATCCGGGCCGCCGCGCTCGAGCTACTGGAGACCAGGGGTGTCGACGCCGTAACCACCCGCGCCATCGCCCAACGGGCAGAGGTGCCGGTCGCGACGGTGTACCAGTTCTTCCCCAACCGGGACGCGATCCTGCAGGAGATCGTCTCCGACCACCTGGACCGGAGGGACGCCGAAGGCGCCGCGATCCTCGCCGCCTTGGCTCCGACCAGCCTCGCCGAGGTGGCTCACGGCATCTTCGAATTCCACTACGAGCACCTGCGCAACCATCCGCACCTGGTCAACCTGCATTACACGAGCCTGGCCAGCGGCCTGCTCGCCGACCCTCGCGCGCGCAGGGCGGATTTCGCCAGGGCCCTGCACGGGGCCTTGCTGCACTGGGGACTGCTGCGCGAGGGCACCGATCCCCTGGTCACGATGGTGGCGGTGGAGATGGGTGATCGGCTGTTGGAGATGGCCTTCCACGCCGGCCCGGAGAAAGACCGCGCGATCCTCACCGAGGGCGCACGGGCCCTGACCCAGTATCTGCAGGCCTACGCCGCACCCACCGCCTGA
- a CDS encoding TetR/AcrR family transcriptional regulator, producing MAVADGLSAREAKRLQTRERLMGAAIAEFKRAGMADADVGAIVTAAGVAHGTFFFHFPTKEHVLLELEQREEERIAKQYTQFLKKPHSLEDGLREAMRLVIGLERRLGGVLFKDFLALHFSQTRPPAPESQEHPVISGVAREIELAQQQGAAAADVNPWNSAVFFLLGFYALLITTNDWPTRDALLEDYVVRTMRSLAP from the coding sequence ATGGCTGTGGCAGACGGGCTGTCTGCGCGTGAGGCGAAGCGCCTGCAGACGCGTGAGCGGTTGATGGGTGCGGCGATCGCGGAATTCAAGAGAGCGGGGATGGCCGACGCGGACGTCGGCGCGATCGTCACCGCCGCCGGCGTCGCGCACGGCACGTTCTTCTTCCATTTCCCCACCAAGGAACACGTGCTCCTGGAGCTCGAGCAGCGCGAGGAGGAACGTATCGCCAAGCAGTACACCCAGTTCCTCAAGAAGCCGCACAGCCTGGAGGACGGGCTGCGTGAGGCCATGCGGCTGGTGATCGGCCTGGAACGCCGTCTCGGCGGGGTGCTGTTCAAAGATTTTCTGGCCCTTCACTTCTCGCAGACCCGCCCGCCGGCGCCGGAAAGTCAGGAACACCCGGTGATCTCCGGGGTGGCCCGGGAGATCGAATTGGCCCAGCAGCAGGGTGCGGCCGCCGCCGACGTCAACCCGTGGAACAGCGCGGTGTTCTTCCTGCTCGGCTTCTACGCGCTGCTGATCACCACCAACGATTGGCCCACTCGCGACGCCCTGCTGGAGGACTACGTGGTCAGGACCATGCGGAGCCTGGCGCCTTAG
- a CDS encoding VWA domain-containing protein: MAGGDAAMSLEPVLPPLLLAALAVVLIAARVMTFGRVRARGGGWPAVWRWSALTTAGLLLLVAAVGPTVGGRRDTVPRPAGDLEPSIFVILDRSPEMSEPDAAGRSRMAGARDDIAALIERHPNARFALISFADRPAVEWPLSADTWSLRPVVSAMDAYAATPDANVGAAASVLRYQLISAVQQFPRAQNLVFYLGAGAAESQAPQREFQLPENAVDGGAVLGYGSVGSQALRGVADQIGVPFVSRTDATPLADRLGADADAGGQVPAVPPVTTATRLYWVFAGAAALLLLVELYLVLREFRRTQSIDVGPRP; encoded by the coding sequence GTGGCCGGTGGTGATGCGGCGATGAGCCTGGAGCCGGTGCTGCCGCCGCTGCTGCTCGCAGCGCTCGCGGTGGTGCTGATCGCGGCCCGCGTGATGACCTTCGGACGGGTCCGGGCGCGTGGTGGCGGCTGGCCCGCGGTGTGGCGCTGGTCCGCGCTGACGACGGCCGGCCTGCTGCTGCTCGTGGCGGCCGTGGGTCCCACGGTGGGTGGGCGACGCGACACCGTGCCCCGGCCGGCCGGTGATCTCGAACCCAGCATCTTCGTGATCCTCGATCGGTCACCGGAGATGTCCGAGCCGGACGCCGCCGGCCGCTCTCGGATGGCGGGGGCCCGCGACGACATCGCGGCGTTGATCGAACGCCATCCCAACGCGCGCTTCGCGCTGATCTCCTTCGCCGACCGCCCGGCGGTGGAATGGCCGCTGTCCGCCGATACGTGGAGCCTGCGCCCGGTGGTGTCGGCCATGGACGCGTACGCGGCGACACCGGATGCCAATGTCGGCGCGGCCGCCAGCGTGCTGCGCTACCAACTGATCAGCGCGGTGCAGCAATTCCCGCGAGCCCAGAATCTGGTGTTCTACCTCGGCGCCGGAGCCGCGGAATCGCAAGCGCCGCAGCGTGAATTCCAGCTGCCGGAGAACGCCGTGGATGGCGGTGCGGTGCTGGGCTACGGCAGCGTCGGCTCGCAGGCGCTGCGTGGCGTCGCCGATCAGATCGGGGTGCCGTTCGTGTCGCGGACCGACGCGACACCGCTGGCGGACCGGCTCGGAGCCGACGCCGACGCCGGCGGGCAGGTCCCGGCTGTCCCACCGGTGACCACCGCCACCAGGCTGTATTGGGTCTTCGCCGGCGCCGCCGCGCTGCTCCTCCTGGTCGAGCTGTACCTGGTGCTCCGCGAGTTCCGGCGCACCCAGTCCATCGATGTCGGGCCGCGGCCATGA
- a CDS encoding DUF58 domain-containing protein, which produces MGRYLDSAKAYAGRDVGGLLEGGRYALIHTRSLEFDELRPYVPGDDVRDIDWKATARSGHTLIKRFVSEKHHKVLVVADAGRNVCALAPSGELKRTVALNLIGAIGLMTLPRSDEIAMVLGDRRGNVDIRLRRGETHIESMLHRFQHHTTDQPGPSDILVQLEWVARHYRHRLLIFVVSDEPEVSDRLTEVLGSLTARHDVLWALVSDMPAASAHRQTGRSYEVADGRPIVADLDRHVIEAYQRAETRRREELSEFLTIQRVPHARVTGSMRIRAALTAMTGVYARAG; this is translated from the coding sequence GTGGGCAGGTACTTGGACTCCGCAAAGGCGTATGCCGGCCGCGACGTGGGTGGGTTGCTCGAAGGTGGCCGCTATGCCCTGATCCACACGCGCAGCCTGGAATTCGACGAGCTGCGCCCCTACGTCCCCGGTGACGACGTCCGCGACATCGACTGGAAGGCCACCGCACGCTCCGGGCACACCCTGATCAAACGGTTCGTCTCGGAGAAGCACCACAAGGTCCTCGTGGTCGCCGACGCCGGCCGCAACGTCTGCGCCCTGGCACCGTCAGGTGAGCTGAAGAGGACTGTGGCGCTGAATCTCATCGGCGCCATCGGACTGATGACACTGCCCCGGTCCGACGAGATCGCCATGGTGCTCGGGGACCGTCGCGGCAACGTGGACATCCGGTTGCGCCGCGGGGAGACCCACATCGAAAGCATGCTGCACCGGTTCCAGCACCACACCACCGACCAGCCCGGGCCCAGCGACATCCTGGTTCAGCTCGAGTGGGTCGCCCGTCATTACCGGCACCGGTTGCTGATCTTCGTGGTATCCGACGAACCGGAGGTCAGTGACCGGTTGACCGAGGTGCTCGGCTCCCTGACGGCCCGCCACGATGTGCTGTGGGCCCTGGTCAGCGACATGCCCGCGGCGAGCGCACATCGGCAGACCGGCCGCAGCTACGAAGTCGCCGACGGCCGGCCCATCGTGGCGGACCTGGACAGGCATGTGATCGAGGCCTACCAGCGGGCCGAAACCCGGCGTCGCGAAGAGCTTTCCGAGTTCTTGACGATTCAGCGGGTTCCGCACGCGCGGGTCACCGGCAGCATGCGGATCAGGGCGGCGCTGACCGCGATGACCGGGGTGTACGCCCGTGCCGGATGA
- a CDS encoding MoxR family ATPase: MTAPRLQVDQRDAAEAQRIVGAVTSAFATRVVGQDHLRESMLVALLAGGHLLLESVPGLAKTTAARVVAESIDGSFRRIQCTPDLLPSDIVGTQIYEAAHNSFATQLGPVHANIVLLDEINRSSAKTQSAMLEAMEERQTTIAGVEYPIPEPFLVIATQNPVDQEGTYPLSEAQTDRFMLKEIVGYPTIEDEVEIAARMDAGLYDRGHRAEPVVTIDDVRRVQDIVASVYLDRALVEYASRLVAVTREPGRHLPANLARVIEYGASPRATLAFCRTARALAVLRGRDHVVPDDIARLAHRVLRHRLILGFEAATARITPDVVVDAVLRAVQVP; encoded by the coding sequence ATGACGGCACCGCGATTGCAGGTTGACCAGCGCGACGCCGCCGAAGCCCAGCGCATCGTGGGTGCGGTGACCTCGGCGTTCGCCACCCGGGTGGTAGGGCAGGACCACCTGCGCGAATCGATGTTGGTCGCGTTGCTCGCCGGTGGGCACCTGCTGCTGGAGAGTGTGCCCGGACTGGCAAAGACCACCGCGGCCCGGGTCGTGGCCGAGTCGATCGACGGCAGCTTCCGCCGTATCCAATGCACGCCGGATCTCCTGCCCAGCGACATCGTCGGCACGCAGATCTACGAGGCCGCCCACAATTCCTTCGCCACCCAGCTCGGCCCGGTGCACGCCAACATCGTGTTGCTCGACGAGATCAACCGCTCCAGTGCCAAGACGCAGAGCGCCATGCTGGAGGCGATGGAGGAACGGCAGACCACGATCGCCGGCGTCGAATATCCCATCCCCGAACCATTTCTCGTCATCGCCACGCAGAATCCCGTCGACCAGGAGGGCACCTATCCGCTGTCGGAGGCCCAGACCGACCGGTTCATGCTCAAGGAGATCGTGGGCTATCCGACGATCGAGGATGAGGTCGAGATCGCGGCCCGAATGGACGCCGGCCTCTACGACCGCGGGCACCGTGCCGAGCCTGTCGTCACCATCGACGACGTGCGCCGGGTCCAGGACATCGTCGCCTCGGTCTATCTGGACCGCGCACTGGTCGAATACGCCAGCCGGCTGGTCGCCGTCACCCGCGAGCCCGGTCGGCACCTGCCGGCGAACCTCGCCCGGGTGATCGAGTACGGGGCCAGCCCGCGGGCCACGCTCGCGTTCTGCCGGACCGCGCGGGCCCTGGCCGTGTTGCGCGGCCGCGACCACGTGGTGCCCGACGACATCGCCCGGCTGGCCCACCGGGTGCTGCGGCACCGGCTGATCCTCGGCTTCGAGGCGGCGACCGCCCGGATCACCCCCGACGTCGTCGTCGATGCGGTGCTGCGCGCGGTCCAGGTCCCGTGA
- a CDS encoding VOC family protein: MNRNDSLPNPDTGLVLTHFLTVTDVPRSRAFYSDVLGGEVVMAEDPCIVKLANSWLIMNPGGGPTPDKPDITLRPPSDPHTATSFLNIRVADIEECYREWSSKGAEFLTPPIDRKAEVRCYMRDPDGYLIEVGQMTGLLRGVHAGTGSPT, translated from the coding sequence ATGAACCGCAACGATTCGCTACCGAACCCCGACACAGGTTTGGTGCTGACGCACTTTCTCACCGTCACCGACGTGCCCCGCTCGAGGGCTTTCTACAGCGACGTGCTCGGCGGCGAGGTGGTGATGGCCGAAGACCCGTGCATCGTGAAGCTGGCCAACAGTTGGCTGATCATGAACCCCGGCGGTGGCCCCACGCCGGACAAACCGGACATCACGTTGCGGCCGCCGAGCGATCCGCACACCGCGACCAGCTTCCTGAACATCCGGGTGGCCGACATCGAGGAGTGCTACCGCGAATGGAGCTCGAAAGGTGCCGAGTTCCTGACCCCACCCATCGACCGCAAGGCCGAAGTCCGCTGCTACATGCGCGATCCCGACGGCTACCTCATCGAGGTGGGACAGATGACCGGCCTGTTGAGAGGTGTTCACGCCGGGACGGGCTCACCGACCTGA